A genomic window from Lotus japonicus ecotype B-129 chromosome 1, LjGifu_v1.2 includes:
- the LOC130729356 gene encoding uncharacterized protein LOC130729356 has protein sequence MTRGSQRDRDRERAQSRTGGKQAKGKNDGLTPEQRRERDAKALQEKTAKKSGQQAGGDDAAGGSKK, from the exons ATGACTC GCGGTAGTCAGAGAGATCGTGATCGTGAAAGAGCTCAGTCTAGAACCGGTGGTAAGCAGGCCAAGGGAAAGAATGATGGGCTCACCCCTGAACAGCGCAGGGAAAG AGATGCAAAGGCACTGCAGGAGAAGACGGCGAAGAAATCGGGCCAGCAGGCAGGAGGGGATGATGCAGCAGGTGGAAGCAAAAAGTAG
- the LOC130729361 gene encoding uncharacterized protein LOC130729361 — MDPVGVVFDHFKAFAKSGHDFFDGVFRRRNPIEILKRLQRESFSDLMKLRDRQEKVEKILSFYKSSNEGPFHEATTRVRGQVDLLGALLFMDNLNQQNVDATNRSGIRSGVNSNFIFETTIRQKDTLSAEFVATKKGKEVLDDHDVEVPLSLRKVCYTANVNDFLSLMAIPMGAQCRDVAVASNSVDQLGKGLTDFSSFGPPLLNLHNGSGIGITVRKSNFIASLAQFVVGLRSSSGSNTMENISSTFGQLVCQFTKGTKLSVLGLHQVPFSSKQHRNFGALAFPIVLSNQDEETELVRERTTQVSAGSIAVMVESELDGFTKIGGWVEMNKLNPKSIQWAITMSDVSEDSFGWGMSLGGMIGDSASSDHFQAETYLKFNLGDKFCLKPGFAYVMDGSSKIGALMIRSNWSL; from the exons ATGGACCCTGTTGGTGTGGTGTTCGACCATTTCAAAGCTTTTGCTAAATCCGGCCATGACTTCTTTGACGGTGTTTTCCGTCGCCGCAATCCG ATAGAAATCCTTAAACGTTTACAAAGAGAATCTTTCTCAGATCTTATGAAACTCAGAGACAGACAAGAAAAGGTTGAGAAAATACTCTCCTTCTATAAATCGTCCAATGAAGGTCCCTTCCATGAAGCTACCACCCGTGTAAGAGGACAAGTGGATTTACTGGGGGCTTTGTTGTTCATGGATAACCTTAATCAGCAGAACGTAGATGCCACAAATAGGTCTGGAATAAGAAGTGGTGTAAATTCAAATTTCATTTTTGAAACCACCATTCGGCAGAAGGATACTCTTTCTGCTGAGTTTGTGGCAACTAAAAAAGGAAAGGAAGTTCTTGATGATCATGATGTTGAAGTGCCACTTTCTCTAAGGAAAGTCTGCTATACAGCAAATGTCAATGACTTCTTGTCTCTGATGGCTATCCCAATGGGAGCCCAATGCAGAGATGTTGCAGTTGCATCAAATTCTGTTGATCAG TTAGGAAAGGGCCTCACGGATTTTTCCTCTTTTGGACCACCCCTTCTGAATCTGCACAATGGTAGTGGTATTGGCATAACTGTGAGAAAGTCAAACTTTATTGCTTCATTGGCTCAATTTGTTGTTGGACTGAGAAGTTCATCTGGTTCTAACACAATGGAGAATATATCTAGCACTTTTGGACAACTTGTTTGTCAATTTACGAAAGGAACAAAGCTTTCTGTTCTTGGTCTTCACCAAGTACCTTTTTCATCAAAGCAACATAGAAATTTTGGAGCACTTGCATTTCCAATAGTCTTGTCCAATCAAGATGAAGAGACTGAGTTAGTACGTGAAAGAACGACACAGGTCTCCGCTGGATCTATTGCTGTGATGGTGGAGTCTGAACTTGATGGCTTTACGAAAATTGGGGGTTGGGTCGAGATGAACAAATTAAATCCAAAATCCATTCAATGGGCTATAACTATGTCTGATGTTTCTGAAGATTCATTTGGCTGGGGAATGAGTCTTGGTGGGATGATTGGAGATTCAGCAAGTTCGGATCATTTTCAGGCTGAGACCTATTTGAAATTCAACTTGGGTGATAAATTTTGCTTGAAGCCTGGCTTTGCATATGTAATGGATGGAAGTTCCAAAATAGGTGCTTTAATGATTCGGTCTAATTGGTCCTTGTGA
- the LOC130729357 gene encoding ER lumen protein-retaining receptor, protein MNIFRLSGDMTHLASVLVLLLKIHTIKSCAGVSLKTQELYALVFATRYLDIFTSYISLYNTTMKLIFLGSSFSIVWYMRHHKIVRRSYDKDQDTFRHYFLILPCFLLALLLNEKFTFKEVMWAFSLYLEAVAILPQLVLLQRTRNIDNLTGQYVFLLGAYRALYILNWIYRYFTEPHFVHWITWISGLVQTLLYADFFYYYFQSWKNNQKLHLPA, encoded by the exons ATGAACATTTTCAGGTTATCTGGGGACATGACCCATTTGGCCAGCGTCCTCGTCCTCCTCCTCAAGATCCACACCATCAAATCCTGCGCTg GTGTCTCATTGAAGACTCAAGAACTCTACGCACTTGTTTTTGCTACTCGCTATTTGGATATCTTTACCAGTTATATATCACTATATAATACCACTATGAAGTTGATATTCTTGGGAAGCTCATTTTCTATTGTATGGTACATGAGGCACCACAAGATTGTTCGTAGATCATATGACAAAGATCAAGATACCTTCCGTCATTATTTTCTCATATTGCCCTGTTTTCTGTTGGCTCTACTTCTCAATGAGAAATTCACTTTTAAGGAG GTGATGTGGGCATTCTCCCTGTATTTGGAAGCTGTAGCTATACTTCCTCAGCTAGTACTGTTGCAGAGAACCAGAAACATTGACAATTTGACAGGACAATATGTCTTTCTTCTTGG TGCGTACAGAGCACTATACATTCTCAACTGGATCTATCGCTACTTCACTGAACCCCACTTTGTCCACTGGATAA CATGGATTTCTGGCCTAGTTCAAACACTGCTCTATGCTGACTTCTTCTATTACTATTTCCAAAG CTGGAAGAACAACCAAAAGCTTCATTTGCCAGCATGA
- the LOC130729362 gene encoding GEM-like protein 2, protein MSIFPLQNCRTILFSPAPSLFLSSVYFCFTFPFTTILLDGMNDHREIPVTVRTTSGTGLRGYDTNTNNNPYVYISPVPPSSAATNRPNPICEALTHCSRKVEEATKQAELMVDNLWNHLRVSTSPADAAMARLVQGTKLLAKGGSDKLFQQTFGVFRGEKLLKSYVCYISTASGPVIGTLYITTQRVAFCSDYPLCHHPFYHNHQCLYYKVVVQLDQLRTVSPYTNSLNPKEKSVQVLTVDGYEFLFMGFMSYDKALKTLNEALQQYGNHSRANAIVQ, encoded by the exons ATGAGCATATTTCCCCTACAAAATTGTCGAACTATTCTCTTCTCCCCTGCACCCTCTTTATTCCTCTCCTCTGTTTACTTTTGTTTTACCTTTCCTTTCACTACCATCTTGCTCGACGGAATGAATGATCACAGGGAGATTCCTGTTACTGTTAGAACAACTAGTGGCACTGGCCTGCGCGGCTATGACaccaacaccaacaacaaccctTATGTCTATATTTCCCCTGTTCCCCCTTCCTCTGCAGCTACCAACC GTCCTAATCCAATATGTGAAGCACTCACTCACTGTAGCAGGAAGGTTGAAGAAGCAACTAAACAAGCTGAGCTCATGGTTGATAATTTATGGAATCACC TGAGAGTTAGTACTAGTCCAGCTGATGCTGCAATGGCTAGACTTGTTCAAGGAACAAAGTTACTTGCAAAGGGAGGTAGTGATAAGCTATTTCAACAAACATTCGGAGTTTTTCGAGGAGAGAAGCTCTTAAAGTCATATGTCTGCTACATATCAACAGCCTCTGGACCTGTAATTGGAACACTTTACATAACGACTCAAAGAGTAGCCTTTTGCAGCGACTATCCACTCTGTCATCATCCATTCTACCACAACCATCAATGCTTGTACTATAAG GTGGTAGTGCAGCTGGATCAGTTGAGGACAGTGAGTCCTTACACAAATAGTTTGAACCCGAAAGAAAAAAGCGTTCAGGTCTTGACAGTGGATGGTTATGAGTTCTTATTTATGGGGTTTATGTCATATGACAAGGCTCTCAAGACTCTCAATGAAGCTCTACAGCAATATGGCAACCATTCCAGAGCAAACGCAATTGTTCAGTAG
- the LOC130729359 gene encoding uncharacterized protein LOC130729359 codes for MSASESSREKLAGLTLDEILANQKRLAATPLPPSLPPPTKSRTLLDIIREDESTKKDRRSWKAFKDKIRLKRAGSAWTSSIHIPTSDVPISNPNSRNNFANLGRRDSVRFQTYPTDYSDMSNQYNAHQVEDLDPTEDSDSPASAAPTTRPQFSRKGSTRYAVDPSFDNNVGGVSLRPQLSRRNSTSVQTEPFRRGRVVTFRDNMDADEEVEESYDRRPETGRALSAREAVVAQEAAEAAAAAEAEEEAGRGQVTMSLMDLLEETDREMGLEGSRYILSDDDEEDDDEEGGVDEDEDVVGGGSMEHTCCICMVRHKGAALMPCGHTFCRMCSRELMVSKGNCPICNNFILEILDIF; via the exons ATGTCAGCTTCGGAGAGCAGCCGAGAGAAGCTAGCGGGCTTGACACTCGACGAAATTTTAGCCAACCAAAAGAGATTAGCCGCCACGCCACTGCCACCGAGCCTACCACCTCCTACCAAGAGCCGAACCCTTCTTGACATTATCAGAGAAGACGAGTCCACCAAAAAAGATCGCAG ATCTTGGAAAGCATTCAAGGACAAGATTCGTCTGAAGCGCGCTGGCTCCGCTTGGACATCGTCAATTCACATTCCGACTTCTGATGTGCCCATCTCAAACCCAAACTCCAGGAACAACTTTGCCAATCTCGGCCGCCGCGACTCCGTACGATTCCAGACTTACCCGACCGACTACTCGGACATGTCAAATCAGTACAACGCTCACCAAGTAGAAGACCTCGATCCCACAGAGGACTCTGACTCTCCAGCTTCGGCGGCACCGACCACTAGACCCCAGTTCTCCCGCAAAGGATCCACCCGCTACGCCGTCGACCCCTCTTTCGACAACAATGTTGGCGGCGTTAGTCTCCGGCCGCAACTGTCGCGGCGGAACTCCACCAGCGTTCAAACGGAGCCGTTCCGACGAGGGCGGGTGGTGACATTTCGGGACAACATGGATGCTGACGAGGAGGTTGAGGAGTCGTACGACCGCCGCCCAGAAACTGGGCGGGCGTTGTCGGCGAGGGAGGCAGTGGTGGCGCAGGAGGCAGCAGAAGCAGCTGCTGCGGCAGAGGCGGAGGAGGAGGCGGGGAGGGGTCAGGTGACGATGTCGTTGATGGACTTGCTGGAAGAGACTGATAGGGAGATGGGGCTTGAAGGTTCAAGGTATATATtaagtgatgatgatgaggaagatgatgacgAGGAAGGTGGGgtagatgaggatgaagatgttGTAGGTGGTGGTTCTATGGAGCACACTTGCTGCATTTGCATGGTGAGGCATAAAGGTGCTGCTTTGATGCCTTGTGGTCACACTTTCTGCCGGATGTGTTCGAGGGAGCTTATGGTCAGCAAGGGGAACTGCCCAATCTGCaacaattttattttagagATTCTTGAcattttctga
- the LOC130729358 gene encoding protein XRI1-like produces the protein MDDNNHMEPWDWHREDYYCLQNSENTSNFDEDLPYVFGDETTPVKACGDFEYNVNNNESHNMQKETEKCWETSSQVKRRRMLQFNTRDEHHSLCNEEISLECLKLNGKEDSNEDVLTEVSQWLSGPSGNPSASNCEDVVSAEGWLADCFSDAEMQLCPDDLNFSRGNDVHIDVAELCNFTPVSEQKAVQHHITQTPTNIVFKGRKSFIRPPTKLPCSVAYPFAFIKPSGTDGDVTLKEINQRIQCSPTSKPKQTREDPKYPKSAFSGKPVVGKMKIHTEGGKGSITIMRTRG, from the exons ATGGATGACAACAATCACAT GGAGCCATGGGATTGGCATAGGGAGGATTATTATTGTCTCCAAAACAGTGAAAACACTTCCAATTTTG ACGAAGATCTTCCGTACGTGTTCGGTGATGAAACAACCCCAGTGAAGGCTTGTGGGGATTTTGAATACAATGTCAATAATAATG AATCACATAATATGCAAAAGGAAACAGAGAAATGTTGGGAGACTTCGTCCCAAGTCAAGAGACGGCGGATGCTACAGTTCAATACTCGAGATGAGCATCATTCCCTTTGCAATGAAGAAATTTCTTTAGAGTGTTTGAAATTAAAT GGGAAGGAGGACTCAAATGAGGACGTTTTGACAGAAGTTTCACAATGGCTGTCTGGGCCTTCAG GAAATCCATCTGCTTCTAATTGCGAGGACGTTGTGTCAGCTGAAGGGTGGCTTGCAGATTGTTTTAGTGATGCTGAAATGCAATTATGCCCCGATGATTT GAATTTTTCCAGGGGAAATGATGTTCATATTGATGTTGCAG AGCTGTGCAACTTCACACCAGTGTCTGAACAGAAAGCAGTTCAGCATCACATCACTCAAACCCCCACAAATATTGTCTTCAAAG GGCGGAAATCTTTTATACGACCACCCACAAAGTTACCTTGTTCTGTAGCCTATCCATTTGCCTTCATTAAACCCAGTGGTACTGATGGAGATGTCACTCTGAAGGAAATAAATCAGCGCATTCAGTGTTCACCGACTTCAAAACCAAAGCAAACCAGGGAAGATCCAAAATACCCCAAATCAGCCTTTTCAGGGAAGCCTGtagttggaaaaatgaaaattcacACTGAAGGGGGGAAAGGTAGCATCACTATTATGAGAACTAGAGGTTAG